A genomic segment from Bacteroidota bacterium encodes:
- a CDS encoding T9SS type A sorting domain-containing protein — protein sequence MKRGISLFISILFILAFNKTNAQGLNSNWLIGSLVPSLDSNTTSKLCRINFFNGTPFISPDARKMKFRRTQANISDANGSLLMSSNGFWIADASGDTMQNGSGLAFHSNFTVDIPYGYPFIASNLMLPFPGDTSKYVLFHQMGATWLPDSMQCFYSIIDMSLNNGLGAVISKNNLLSTMVNVSAGIGACKHGNGRDWWVFVTQDNSNLVYKILLTPTGISSISSQTFSIPITFYSTGTQPAFSPDGLHYAISNSGGNFKINYINIFDFDRCTGNLSNLKSIFIRDSLECTSLTFSPNSKYLYFDNDSFIYQLNVDSLAFNINYKKVATYDGYTISGISPTNFYQMYRAIDGKIYVVSRNAVTYLNYINYPDSADTLCDVRQHSFQLPSYNFGTVPNHPNYYLGPVENSGCDTLSGIKNSYLNQEQILKVVPNPSINGAFGISYVLGQNQKGLLQVFDINGKKVHEQSLPQWSTFQQINVPNLANGIYSLRLQSGNGVRRAKVVVLQE from the coding sequence ATGAAAAGAGGAATATCTCTATTTATTTCAATTCTATTTATTCTTGCGTTTAACAAAACGAATGCACAGGGCTTAAATAGTAATTGGCTAATTGGTTCTCTTGTGCCAAGTTTGGATAGTAATACAACATCCAAGCTTTGCCGCATTAATTTTTTTAACGGAACGCCTTTTATAAGCCCCGACGCACGTAAAATGAAATTTAGGCGAACACAGGCTAATATAAGCGATGCAAACGGTAGCTTATTAATGAGCAGTAATGGTTTTTGGATAGCTGATGCTAGTGGCGATACTATGCAAAATGGTTCGGGCTTAGCCTTTCATTCCAATTTTACTGTTGATATACCTTATGGTTACCCATTTATTGCGAGCAATCTTATGTTGCCATTTCCAGGTGATACATCCAAATATGTGTTGTTTCACCAAATGGGTGCAACCTGGTTGCCCGATAGCATGCAGTGTTTTTATAGTATTATTGATATGAGCCTTAATAACGGCTTGGGTGCAGTAATAAGTAAAAATAATTTGCTAAGCACCATGGTAAATGTAAGTGCCGGAATTGGCGCCTGCAAACATGGAAATGGGCGCGATTGGTGGGTGTTTGTTACACAAGATAATAGCAATTTGGTATATAAAATTTTACTCACACCAACTGGAATTAGCAGTATAAGTTCCCAAACTTTCTCAATTCCAATAACTTTTTACAGTACGGGCACTCAACCTGCTTTTTCGCCCGATGGATTGCATTATGCTATTAGCAATAGTGGAGGAAATTTTAAAATTAACTACATTAATATTTTTGATTTTGATAGGTGTACAGGCAATTTGAGTAATTTAAAAAGTATTTTTATCAGAGACTCTTTGGAGTGCACTTCCTTAACCTTTTCGCCTAATTCAAAATACCTTTATTTTGATAATGATTCTTTTATTTATCAGTTAAATGTAGATTCTTTGGCCTTCAATATCAACTATAAAAAAGTAGCAACCTATGATGGTTATACAATTTCAGGTATATCGCCAACTAATTTTTATCAAATGTACAGAGCCATCGATGGTAAAATTTATGTTGTATCAAGGAATGCAGTTACCTACTTAAACTACATTAATTATCCCGATAGTGCTGATACTTTATGCGATGTACGCCAGCATTCATTCCAGCTTCCTTCCTATAATTTTGGCACCGTTCCCAACCACCCCAATTATTATTTAGGCCCGGTCGAAAACAGTGGTTGCGATACTTTAAGTGGTATAAAAAACAGCTATTTAAACCAAGAACAAATTTTAAAAGTTGTACCCAACCCCTCAATAAATGGAGCATTCGGTATAAGCTATGTATTAGGGCAAAACCAAAAAGGTTTGCTGCAAGTTTTTGATATAAATGGCAAAAAAGTGCATGAACAAAGTCTGCCACAATGGAGCACCTTTCAACAAATAAATGTACCAAATTTGGCCAATGGCATTTATTCTCTGCGCTTACAATCGGGCAATGGGGTACGGCGAGCTAAGGTTGTTGTGTTGCAGGAGTAA
- a CDS encoding T9SS type A sorting domain-containing protein, translated as MEQVSEEVNSLTFYDILFSNALQATQLTTETILDGLKNLDSLRIVNNNDTIIDSLSISLKNQLNIVQQAITQIVLQRELLSASDATTTKNNNAMIVSTEIPELNKRAVNAIYLETIGVGNLTLNPSQVSTLVPIAQQCPYSGGPSVYSARVLLKMAKLNLNYDDNTVCWSQGIYRLANDQKQGKVDDKDLSSLVNFALLPNPAKDFVNVYYDGANSEKCIWQITNSNGKVVARINLPNDKTMFTFKTDNFVNGVYQVSYTTATSQTIKKLVVVR; from the coding sequence TTGGAGCAGGTAAGCGAGGAGGTTAACTCCTTAACTTTTTACGATATTTTATTCTCAAATGCTTTACAGGCAACACAACTCACTACAGAAACTATTTTAGATGGCCTTAAGAATTTAGATAGCTTACGAATCGTGAATAATAACGATACTATAATAGACTCACTTAGTATATCGCTTAAAAACCAATTAAATATTGTACAACAAGCTATTACCCAAATTGTATTGCAGCGTGAACTTTTGTCGGCTTCTGATGCAACTACAACGAAAAATAATAATGCTATGATTGTAAGTACAGAAATCCCCGAGCTAAACAAAAGGGCTGTGAATGCAATTTATCTTGAAACAATAGGAGTAGGAAATCTTACCCTTAATCCAAGTCAAGTAAGTACTTTGGTTCCCATTGCACAACAATGTCCTTATTCAGGTGGCCCATCGGTGTATAGCGCAAGAGTATTGCTAAAAATGGCTAAACTTAATTTGAACTATGATGATAATACAGTTTGTTGGTCGCAAGGAATTTATAGACTAGCAAATGATCAAAAGCAGGGAAAAGTCGATGATAAGGATTTAAGCTCTTTGGTTAATTTTGCATTATTACCTAACCCAGCTAAAGATTTTGTGAATGTGTATTATGATGGAGCAAATTCAGAAAAATGTATTTGGCAAATTACCAATTCAAATGGCAAAGTAGTAGCAAGGATTAACTTGCCCAATGATAAAACAATGTTTACCTTTAAAACCGATAATTTTGTGAATGGAGTTTATCAAGTAAGCTATACTACAGCAACCTCTCAAACCATAAAAAAGCTTGTTGTAGTAAGGTAG
- a CDS encoding T9SS type A sorting domain-containing protein — protein MSDVLSGLSIAPLATSIFTHSVQWTSATPGQYSLKCYATDINGSNADLNNANDTLSKSINILLSLEQRVPLFEIFTGSTCPPCQPGNANFHAIVDTINQNDFVSIKYQQNFPGTGDPYTTAESTNRRSTYYGINSIPRMENDGGWDGNANSFTYPLYQSTRAIPAMFKMSGTFTSDTISRTYTAKVKYSPLFNSTATILYVAVAEKTTSLNIKSNGETAFFHVMKKMLPDENGTLLPAITAGAWDSTTISYTFNGNYRLPANGQTANIIDHTIEHSVEDFSDLTMMGWLQAADGTKQVFQAANFIEEMITDAPTLSAAVNSLLVYPNPAKDFAAVEISLNAAEKLKVQLMDAEGRSIEVKNINGQSGKSTVKFDVSQLAAGFYHIAVSDSKNNAFVRRISVVK, from the coding sequence GTGAGCGATGTATTATCAGGATTATCAATTGCACCGCTTGCTACCTCCATTTTTACACACAGTGTTCAATGGACTTCAGCTACACCGGGGCAATACAGCTTAAAATGCTATGCAACGGATATTAATGGAAGCAATGCCGATTTGAACAATGCAAATGATACATTAAGTAAATCGATAAATATTTTATTGTCGCTTGAGCAACGTGTGCCTTTATTCGAAATATTTACCGGTTCAACTTGTCCTCCTTGTCAACCGGGTAATGCCAACTTTCATGCAATTGTAGATACCATCAATCAAAATGATTTTGTATCCATCAAATACCAGCAAAATTTCCCTGGAACAGGCGATCCATATACAACTGCTGAAAGTACTAACCGTCGTTCAACTTATTATGGCATCAACTCTATTCCACGTATGGAAAATGATGGAGGCTGGGATGGTAATGCTAATTCATTTACCTATCCGCTTTACCAAAGTACAAGAGCTATTCCTGCCATGTTTAAAATGAGTGGAACTTTTACTTCCGATACCATAAGCCGCACCTATACAGCTAAAGTAAAATACTCGCCTTTGTTTAATTCTACTGCTACTATTTTGTATGTTGCTGTGGCAGAAAAAACAACTTCCTTAAATATTAAATCAAATGGTGAAACAGCATTCTTTCATGTAATGAAAAAAATGTTGCCCGATGAAAATGGAACTTTATTACCTGCAATCACTGCCGGAGCTTGGGATTCAACAACCATCAGTTATACCTTTAATGGAAACTACCGCTTGCCTGCAAACGGACAAACTGCTAATATTATTGACCATACGATCGAACATTCTGTAGAAGATTTTTCTGATTTAACTATGATGGGATGGTTGCAAGCAGCAGATGGTACGAAACAAGTATTTCAGGCAGCTAATTTTATAGAAGAAATGATTACGGATGCACCAACACTGAGTGCAGCTGTTAATTCATTGTTGGTTTATCCAAATCCTGCAAAAGACTTTGCAGCAGTTGAAATTAGTTTGAATGCAGCCGAAAAATTAAAAGTGCAATTAATGGATGCAGAAGGACGCAGCATTGAAGTTAAAAACATTAATGGACAAAGTGGAAAAAGCACTGTTAAATTTGACGTGAGTCAATTAGCAGCCGGTTTTTATCACATTGCTGTAAGTGATTCTAAAAACAATGCTTTTGTACGCAGAATTTCTGTAGTAAAATAA
- a CDS encoding thioredoxin family protein, producing MKMIFKSKFLVALVFGACLSSIRLYAQEINFISGDVHSAREKAKESNKLIFVDAYTSWCGPCKWMAKNVFTNPEVAAVYNEKFVCLKLDMEKGEGVEFAQKYDVNSYPTFLFLDAEGNRVHQTCGKKDASAFIKDGKDALVPETQLITFQKRYDKGGEFELSFLKTYATMLSNAGMNAARVVDELVSHNSATDLINKEDFYLLSEYAELGNKPFEFIQQYREKYEGMIGTNDYTQFIHSIFLAEAVRAAKNKASDQLEKTKELVQSYGVENNGELIAHMDWKFAQIDKSNLFQAAKTYIESYKMEDAAELNNAAWAIFENSNEMRQVEIAADWSLKSVKLDRNFANTDTYAHLLSRLGREDEAMSMARVSIDLGKKNNEDTRETETLLKQLESTKKPRK from the coding sequence ATGAAAATGATTTTCAAGTCTAAATTTTTAGTTGCGTTAGTTTTTGGTGCATGTTTAAGTTCTATAAGACTTTATGCGCAAGAAATTAATTTTATTTCTGGGGACGTTCATTCAGCCCGTGAAAAAGCTAAAGAAAGCAACAAGTTGATATTTGTTGACGCTTACACATCCTGGTGTGGTCCCTGCAAATGGATGGCAAAAAATGTTTTTACAAATCCTGAAGTAGCAGCCGTTTACAATGAAAAGTTTGTGTGTTTAAAATTGGATATGGAAAAAGGAGAAGGTGTAGAGTTTGCGCAGAAGTATGATGTAAATTCTTATCCAACCTTTTTATTTCTTGATGCTGAAGGAAACAGAGTACATCAAACATGTGGTAAGAAGGATGCAAGTGCATTTATTAAAGATGGAAAAGATGCCCTCGTTCCGGAAACACAATTAATTACTTTTCAAAAAAGATATGATAAAGGTGGAGAATTTGAACTTAGTTTTTTGAAAACATATGCCACTATGCTCAGCAATGCAGGAATGAATGCTGCAAGAGTTGTAGATGAACTGGTAAGTCACAATTCAGCCACCGATTTGATCAACAAAGAAGATTTTTATTTGCTAAGTGAATATGCGGAATTAGGTAATAAACCTTTTGAATTTATTCAGCAATACCGTGAAAAGTACGAGGGCATGATTGGGACGAATGACTATACACAATTTATCCATTCAATTTTTTTGGCAGAAGCGGTGCGTGCAGCTAAAAATAAAGCATCCGATCAACTCGAAAAGACCAAGGAACTTGTTCAAAGCTATGGTGTAGAAAACAATGGAGAGTTGATAGCTCACATGGATTGGAAGTTTGCTCAAATTGATAAATCAAATTTATTTCAGGCAGCGAAAACCTATATCGAGAGTTATAAAATGGAAGATGCTGCCGAATTAAACAATGCTGCATGGGCAATTTTTGAAAACAGTAACGAAATGCGTCAAGTTGAAATTGCAGCCGATTGGTCGCTTAAATCTGTAAAATTAGATCGTAACTTTGCCAATACCGATACATATGCGCATCTGCTTTCAAGACTCGGTAGGGAAGATGAAGCAATGTCCATGGCAAGAGTTTCAATTGATCTCGGCAAGAAAAACAACGAAGATACACGCGAGACAGAAACTCTTTTGAAACAATTAGAAAGTACTAAGAAACCAAGAAAATAA
- a CDS encoding PKD domain-containing protein — protein MKNLSSKILKSVKKLLKSDKYIFLFLLVFAVVFNFKSKLKVDRVTSLSGTKTKTKSPTPKIIKEVNTIKVLSSSANPMTKLIRLVEEKEADATGTDSAMYQNYKMTSDPALGYPPYERMRTVRGLIDNNQSSGNKAIQGMNWYERGSNSCSGRTRAIMWDPLDPTHKKVWAGGVNGGLWYTDDITLDPPSFGNQPPSLQWNNVTDIWSNLAINCIAFDNVSGPPNAKYYVGTGEGFIATTQTPTGTIAPIGGGIWESSDGVNWNVIQNTVPGGPNTMFNFNYIQKISFLAGSNPNISDMYVGTFNNGILKRDISGLWSKVLGQGPGFIAQSNQVADLEPGYGITYKLYAAMGLSATDGIYGYNQSLNTWVNLCQGNGFPTNFKRICLATDPLSPNSLYALVQTTAVQDIKLYKSINEGGNWTNIPFGAINPGTSQSGYCMSFGVSPGGNVIYAGGVGQVISNDGGSTWVQLQTGNGFHVDQHDIQFQANEAILCNDGGIYYSSDASMSSGGVSIIHKSEGYNVSQLYSCAIKNVANDTYYIFGAQDNGVQISDGSNTIISNTIRKIYGDGGFCFVDQDQPNIQIASHQGNIGFKYSTSSGNNFAPFNYSSSMNNYFTNCGFIVPCDYDSRENIFFQQHTETSAQGTTDDCGDLRLLKFSNVAGGGPNQSIGFNHRNKVDLIIPSTFKLNMTAFKVLPINPQPNVSTVFFGTDNGKLYKVPNIPNNGQDLTINAVSLNSPLAGQNVSVSSIEIGTNEDQILVTFSNFGISSVWETKDGGLTWEDKDAPTQPNPSLPDMPIYWAIYNPNNTNEVLLATEAGIWSTDNINELPYPIWGFNTASNCPKTSFRMLKHRTADNLVVAASHGRGLWASEVFKHPVASFTVTQSQPCPGLAVNFTNTSTLNPTSYLWDFGDGNTSTAVSPFHFYIVPGTYTCKLTVNNSYGTSTFSQVVNATLTCCTGVVDILDGKKASHYINDLNGPITTFLVKGKFYFDVNGLSLNGKDFIAEPGAEIIVEDGIAFYATNCNFYACSDMWQGISVRNESKLVLENCVIKDANTGVAPNFRQVLL, from the coding sequence ATGAAAAATTTAAGCTCTAAAATCTTAAAAAGTGTAAAAAAACTTTTAAAAAGCGATAAGTATATTTTTTTATTTCTGCTAGTATTTGCTGTTGTTTTCAACTTTAAAAGTAAGCTTAAAGTCGATAGAGTGACAAGCTTAAGTGGCACAAAAACAAAAACTAAATCTCCAACTCCTAAAATTATAAAGGAAGTAAATACAATAAAGGTACTATCTTCTAGTGCGAATCCGATGACTAAACTAATTAGACTAGTTGAAGAGAAAGAAGCCGATGCTACAGGGACGGACTCTGCAATGTATCAAAATTATAAAATGACTAGTGACCCAGCTTTAGGTTATCCGCCTTATGAGCGAATGCGAACAGTAAGAGGTTTAATTGACAATAATCAATCTTCTGGAAATAAAGCAATTCAAGGAATGAACTGGTATGAGCGCGGATCTAATTCCTGTTCAGGAAGAACAAGAGCTATCATGTGGGATCCACTAGATCCAACTCATAAAAAAGTTTGGGCTGGAGGAGTAAATGGTGGGTTATGGTATACAGATGATATAACCTTAGATCCACCTTCTTTCGGAAACCAACCTCCATCTTTACAGTGGAATAATGTTACAGATATCTGGTCTAATTTAGCAATCAATTGTATTGCTTTTGACAATGTTTCAGGACCTCCGAATGCTAAATATTATGTTGGAACAGGAGAAGGATTTATAGCTACAACACAAACTCCTACTGGAACAATCGCTCCCATTGGTGGAGGTATTTGGGAATCTTCAGATGGAGTAAATTGGAACGTGATTCAAAACACTGTCCCTGGAGGCCCAAATACAATGTTTAACTTCAATTACATTCAAAAAATTTCATTTTTAGCTGGCTCCAATCCCAATATAAGCGATATGTATGTTGGTACTTTTAACAATGGTATTTTAAAGCGAGATATCAGTGGATTATGGTCAAAAGTTCTAGGTCAAGGTCCAGGTTTTATTGCACAAAGTAATCAAGTTGCTGATCTTGAACCAGGTTATGGAATTACCTACAAGCTTTATGCAGCAATGGGTTTATCAGCGACCGATGGTATCTATGGTTACAATCAGAGTTTAAATACTTGGGTAAATCTATGTCAGGGAAACGGATTTCCAACTAATTTTAAAAGAATTTGTTTAGCAACCGATCCTTTAAGCCCTAATTCTCTTTATGCTTTAGTGCAAACCACTGCGGTGCAAGATATTAAGTTGTATAAATCTATTAACGAAGGTGGAAATTGGACGAATATCCCATTTGGAGCCATTAATCCAGGAACTTCGCAATCTGGTTATTGCATGTCATTTGGAGTTAGTCCTGGGGGTAATGTTATTTATGCCGGTGGGGTAGGTCAGGTAATTTCTAATGATGGTGGCAGCACATGGGTTCAATTGCAAACGGGAAATGGTTTCCATGTTGACCAGCATGATATACAATTTCAGGCAAATGAGGCCATTTTATGCAATGATGGCGGTATTTATTATTCATCAGATGCCTCAATGTCTTCTGGAGGAGTTAGTATTATACATAAAAGTGAAGGATATAATGTATCCCAACTATATAGCTGCGCTATTAAAAATGTAGCTAATGACACTTACTATATTTTTGGGGCTCAAGATAATGGAGTCCAAATTTCCGATGGGTCAAATACAATTATTTCAAATACAATTCGAAAAATTTATGGAGACGGAGGATTTTGTTTTGTTGATCAAGATCAACCAAATATTCAAATTGCAAGTCATCAGGGTAACATTGGTTTCAAATATTCAACTAGTTCTGGAAATAACTTTGCGCCATTTAATTACTCAAGTTCAATGAACAATTATTTTACAAACTGTGGTTTTATTGTACCATGTGATTATGATTCAAGAGAAAATATATTTTTCCAACAACATACAGAGACCAGTGCACAAGGGACTACTGATGATTGTGGAGATCTAAGGTTGTTGAAATTTTCGAATGTTGCAGGTGGGGGACCAAATCAAAGTATTGGATTTAATCATCGAAACAAAGTAGATTTAATAATTCCTTCAACATTTAAGCTAAATATGACAGCATTTAAAGTATTGCCAATAAACCCTCAACCTAATGTATCAACCGTTTTTTTTGGTACAGATAATGGAAAACTCTATAAAGTGCCAAACATTCCTAACAATGGTCAAGATTTAACTATTAACGCAGTTTCATTAAATTCGCCATTAGCAGGCCAAAACGTTTCTGTTTCTAGTATCGAGATTGGTACTAATGAAGATCAAATTTTGGTGACCTTTTCTAATTTTGGAATATCAAGCGTTTGGGAAACAAAAGATGGCGGATTAACATGGGAAGATAAAGATGCTCCAACGCAGCCCAACCCAAGCTTACCTGATATGCCTATATATTGGGCAATTTATAATCCTAATAATACGAATGAAGTTTTACTAGCAACCGAAGCCGGTATATGGAGTACTGATAATATTAACGAACTCCCTTATCCTATTTGGGGATTCAATACAGCTTCAAATTGCCCTAAAACGTCTTTTCGTATGCTTAAACATCGAACAGCCGACAACCTAGTTGTTGCAGCATCTCATGGACGTGGTTTATGGGCATCTGAAGTTTTTAAACATCCTGTTGCTAGCTTTACTGTTACTCAATCACAACCTTGCCCCGGACTTGCTGTTAACTTTACAAATACCAGTACTTTAAATCCAACTAGTTATTTATGGGATTTTGGGGATGGTAATACTTCCACAGCTGTGAGCCCTTTCCATTTTTATATTGTGCCGGGTACCTACACTTGCAAACTTACAGTCAACAATTCATACGGTACAAGCACTTTTTCTCAAGTTGTAAACGCAACCCTTACTTGCTGCACCGGAGTAGTTGATATACTTGACGGAAAAAAAGCGTCACATTATATAAACGATCTAAATGGACCAATTACAACTTTTCTTGTTAAAGGTAAATTTTATTTCGATGTTAACGGATTAAGCCTTAATGGTAAAGATTTTATAGCCGAACCGGGTGCAGAAATAATTGTAGAAGACGGTATTGCCTTTTATGCGACTAATTGTAATTTTTATGCCTGTTCTGATATGTGGCAAGGTATAAGTGTAAGAAATGAATCAAAATTAGTTCTTGAAAATTGTGTAATAAAAGATGCAAACACAGGAGTAGCTCCTAATTTTCGGCAAGTTTTGCTCTAA
- a CDS encoding YwbE family protein: MRTDNPAHYRKNIKLGAEVDIVKKRDQKTGKRTRGIVQWILTSADFHSRGIKVQLHNREVGRVVEILNNEVQPNEQSTATPA, translated from the coding sequence ATGAGAACCGACAATCCTGCCCATTATCGCAAAAACATAAAACTGGGAGCAGAGGTTGATATTGTAAAAAAACGCGACCAAAAAACCGGTAAACGAACCCGAGGAATAGTGCAATGGATACTTACAAGTGCCGACTTTCATTCGAGAGGAATCAAAGTGCAATTGCATAATCGGGAAGTTGGCAGAGTGGTTGAAATTTTAAATAATGAAGTTCAACCTAACGAACAATCAACAGCTACACCTGCTTAA
- a CDS encoding PD40 domain-containing protein: MRSKLKQYLVLLGCFLCFNSISQTANTSDTLATISLQDENLLMKADELFDLNNFIAAMPLFDSLCAHYPQSVLFKFKTGICFLHASSKHDKALLYLQDVKQRKPDLADIDYYLGRAYLYNYYYDQAIQSFTTYAAIPAKKGETKIDITHFIDYCKHGKEVIKNPITTRIDNIGQPVNTDNSEYVPVIASDESFMIFTYRGERSKGGKQNANNRPDSEGEYYEDIFISYKVGTHWLYPEPLGTINTNNHDAAIALSVDGQKLFVYKASKKDKGDIYVSTLDGYDWSTSKRLNKNINSDSWEGSISMSGDEKTIYFTSNRPGGFGGRDIYTSSLDANNEWGPAINLGPGINTAYNEDAPFIHPNNKLFYFSSEGHNSIGGYDIFKAEVLGDSMGAPENIGFPVNTSTDDKYISISSNGAHAYYSSGVDEGLGQQDIYSITPGIPGRKPQIAVIKGKVRGNENPVKAEIIVRDKKDNHEVGKFYSNSATGNYLLVLLPYQNYKISFEANGYKKHTEYIGTSSLSRAVEVIQDIHLYNDAFKGERIVSKDTIGFIFSKLEEEISKLDSMSLDDDHLIALAREREEERLSATPVYTSSYRVATEATIKRILAQNYLLKSQQLAEQRKQDSLIVLQTANLKNTSQVTQNSSDTVAVEQQQLATTGTTENQNTKQASSTNTTHTALTDAPTNSTTPDKSTAQYGVFYKVQIGAYRHPKNFKYPQLKEFGTAETLLLQDGITRFTMGNFETLAEAKQLQKKVIAKGIKDAWITATVNGERKLLQELNKPKAIN, encoded by the coding sequence ATGCGCTCAAAATTGAAGCAATATTTGGTCTTGTTGGGATGTTTTTTATGTTTTAATTCAATTTCTCAAACAGCGAATACTAGTGATACTTTAGCTACCATAAGTCTGCAGGATGAAAACTTATTAATGAAGGCAGATGAGTTGTTTGACTTGAACAATTTTATTGCAGCTATGCCCTTGTTTGATAGTCTTTGCGCTCACTATCCTCAATCGGTATTGTTTAAATTTAAAACCGGAATTTGTTTTTTACATGCATCCAGCAAACACGATAAAGCTTTGCTGTATTTGCAGGATGTTAAACAAAGAAAGCCCGATTTAGCTGACATTGATTATTATTTAGGCAGGGCATATTTGTACAATTATTATTACGACCAAGCTATACAATCGTTTACTACCTACGCTGCTATTCCTGCAAAAAAAGGAGAAACAAAAATTGATATCACTCATTTTATCGACTATTGCAAACACGGAAAAGAAGTTATTAAAAACCCAATTACAACGCGTATTGATAACATTGGACAACCTGTAAATACAGATAATTCGGAGTATGTTCCGGTAATTGCCAGCGATGAATCGTTTATGATATTTACGTATCGAGGTGAACGCAGTAAAGGCGGAAAACAGAATGCGAACAACCGACCTGATAGTGAAGGCGAATATTACGAAGATATTTTTATTTCCTATAAAGTAGGTACCCATTGGTTGTATCCCGAACCACTTGGTACTATCAACACCAACAACCACGATGCTGCTATTGCGCTTTCGGTGGATGGACAGAAATTATTTGTTTATAAAGCAAGCAAAAAAGACAAGGGCGATATTTATGTTTCCACCTTAGATGGCTATGATTGGTCAACATCGAAACGACTAAATAAAAACATCAATAGCGATTCATGGGAAGGAAGTATAAGCATGAGTGGCGATGAAAAAACGATTTATTTCACAAGCAATCGTCCGGGTGGTTTTGGCGGAAGAGATATTTATACCTCAAGTTTGGACGCCAATAACGAATGGGGTCCTGCAATAAATTTAGGTCCCGGCATTAATACCGCTTACAACGAAGACGCTCCTTTTATTCATCCCAATAACAAGCTATTTTATTTTAGTTCAGAAGGACATAATAGCATTGGAGGATACGATATTTTTAAAGCTGAAGTTTTGGGTGATTCGATGGGTGCTCCCGAAAATATTGGATTTCCGGTGAATACCTCAACCGACGATAAATATATTTCAATTAGCTCAAACGGTGCACATGCTTATTATTCGTCGGGTGTGGATGAAGGACTTGGGCAGCAAGACATTTACAGCATTACTCCTGGGATTCCGGGACGTAAGCCACAAATTGCAGTGATAAAAGGTAAGGTAAGAGGTAATGAAAATCCTGTAAAGGCCGAAATTATTGTGCGCGACAAAAAAGACAATCATGAAGTAGGAAAATTTTATTCGAACAGTGCAACGGGGAATTATTTGTTGGTATTACTTCCTTACCAGAATTATAAAATTAGTTTTGAAGCGAATGGTTATAAAAAACATACTGAATACATTGGCACCTCTTCGCTGAGTAGAGCGGTAGAAGTGATTCAAGACATACATCTTTATAACGATGCATTTAAAGGCGAGCGCATTGTAAGTAAGGATACTATAGGATTTATTTTTTCTAAACTCGAAGAAGAAATTTCTAAGCTCGACAGCATGAGTTTAGACGATGATCATTTAATTGCGCTTGCCCGTGAACGGGAAGAAGAGCGTTTGTCGGCTACTCCTGTATATACTTCATCTTATCGTGTAGCTACCGAAGCAACCATAAAACGAATTTTAGCACAAAACTATTTATTGAAATCGCAGCAATTAGCTGAACAAAGGAAACAAGATAGTTTAATCGTCCTTCAAACTGCTAACCTTAAAAACACCTCGCAAGTAACACAAAATAGTAGCGATACGGTTGCTGTTGAGCAACAACAATTGGCAACAACAGGTACTACGGAAAATCAAAACACAAAGCAAGCAAGTAGCACAAATACTACTCACACAGCGTTAACTGATGCTCCAACCAATAGTACAACACCCGATAAATCGACTGCGCAATACGGAGTATTTTATAAAGTTCAAATAGGTGCTTATCGCCATCCTAAGAATTTTAAATACCCACAATTGAAAGAATTTGGAACTGCTGAAACTTTGTTGTTACAAGACGGCATAACCCGATTTACCATGGGAAATTTTGAAACATTAGCAGAAGCAAAACAACTGCAGAAAAAAGTAATTGCCAAGGGTATCAAAGATGCCTGGATTACTGCTACGGTAAATGGAGAACGAAAATTATTGCAGGAATTAAATAAACCTAAGGCAATTAATTAA